The nucleotide window AGCTTATGCGGGCACTATCCGCCTGACCGTCGCTCAGGCGACCATCCGCTTCCTGTCCAACCAGTACTCCGAGCGTGACGGGGTGGAGCACCGTCTGATTGAGGGGGCCTTCGGCATCTTTGGGCACGGCAACGTGGCGGGGATCGGGCAGGCCCTGCTACAGAATGAGGTCGCCCCGGTAGAGGGCGAGAACCCAATGCCCTACATCATGCCGCGCAACGAGCAGGGGGCGGTGCACGCCGCCGCCGCCTTCGCCAAGGTCCGTAACCGTCTGTCCACCTATATGGTCACCGCCTCGATCGGCCCCGGCTCCCTGAACATGGTCACCGGGGCGGCCCTGGCCACCACTAACCGGGTGCCGGTGCTGATCTTTCCCTCCGACGTCTTTGCCAACCGGGTCCCCGACCCGGTGCTGCAGCAGTTGGAGGACCCCACGGACATGGACGTGACCGTCAACGACTGCTTCCGGCCTGTGGCCCGCTTCTTTGACCGCATCAACCGGCCCGAGCAGCTCATCCCCTCGCTCTTGAACGCCATGCGCGTGCTCACCGACCCGGCCGAGACCGGCGCCGTCGTTATCGCGATGCCGCAGGATGTGCAGGCGGAGGCCCACGACTGGCCGGTCGAGTTCTTCCGCAAGCGCGTGTGGCACGTGCGCCGCCCGGTGCCCGAGCCAGCGGCCCTAGAGCGGGCGGTGGCCATGATCAAGGCTGCCAAGCGGCCCCTGGTCATCGCGGGCGGCGGCACCGTCTACTCCGAGGCCTCCGAGCAGCTGCGTGTTTTCGCCACCGCTACCGGTATCCCTGTGGCGGACACCCAGGCCGGTAAGGGGGCCATCAACTTCGACCACCCCTACGCCATCGGGGGCGTGGGCTCCACCGGCGGGGACTCCGGCAACCACATTGCCGACAAAGCGGACCTGGTGATCGGGATCGGTACCCGTTATTCGGACTTCACCACCGCCTCCAAAACCCAGTTCAAGGACCCACACGTCAAG belongs to Actinomyces trachealis and includes:
- the iolD gene encoding 3D-(3,5/4)-trihydroxycyclohexane-1,2-dione acylhydrolase (decyclizing); protein product: MSNEAYAGTIRLTVAQATIRFLSNQYSERDGVEHRLIEGAFGIFGHGNVAGIGQALLQNEVAPVEGENPMPYIMPRNEQGAVHAAAAFAKVRNRLSTYMVTASIGPGSLNMVTGAALATTNRVPVLIFPSDVFANRVPDPVLQQLEDPTDMDVTVNDCFRPVARFFDRINRPEQLIPSLLNAMRVLTDPAETGAVVIAMPQDVQAEAHDWPVEFFRKRVWHVRRPVPEPAALERAVAMIKAAKRPLVIAGGGTVYSEASEQLRVFATATGIPVADTQAGKGAINFDHPYAIGGVGSTGGDSGNHIADKADLVIGIGTRYSDFTTASKTQFKDPHVKFVNVNVRPFDAAKQSAEMLVADAREALVALTEALEGYHVSESYTQEVARERQAWAEATDRCYHLGHGPLPAQTEVFGALNELLGEEDILINAAGSMPGDLQALWQARTPVQYHVEYAFSCMGYEIPAGLGCKLARPGSEVVAIVGDGTYQMLPMELATVVQENIKVIYVLLQNYGFASIGALSESHGSQRFGTKYRQRGEGGHLQDEIKVPGVDIAANAESWGLKVYRVSSVAELKEAYAAAHADTRASMIHIETDLYGPNPPGSSWWDVAVSGVSRLESTQQAYERYVEERKPQRHYL